From a region of the Tateyamaria omphalii genome:
- the hisI gene encoding phosphoribosyl-AMP cyclohydrolase has protein sequence MSAFDPNSLKFNDQGLIPAIAQDATSYEVLMMAWMNAEAVSRTLETGRVTYWSRSRQSFWVKGDTSGHVQDLVSLRVDCDRDCLLMLVHQTGAACHTGRRTCFYTDVTDGSEVELMAPMI, from the coding sequence ATGTCGGCCTTTGATCCCAACAGCTTGAAATTTAACGACCAGGGCCTGATCCCGGCGATCGCACAGGATGCCACCAGTTACGAGGTGCTGATGATGGCCTGGATGAATGCCGAAGCGGTGTCTCGGACGCTGGAGACGGGGCGGGTGACTTACTGGTCTCGGTCGCGGCAGTCGTTTTGGGTCAAAGGTGATACGTCAGGCCACGTGCAGGACCTGGTGTCCCTGCGTGTCGATTGTGATCGCGATTGTCTGTTGATGTTGGTGCACCAGACCGGGGCGGCATGCCACACTGGGCGGCGGACCTGCTTTTACACGGATGTGACTGATGGATCCGAGGTCGAGCTGATGGCGCCGATGATCTAG